Proteins encoded by one window of Alkalinema sp. FACHB-956:
- a CDS encoding DUF6825 family protein, which produces MSSPLVHAFFVGRAIAEILSEQAEKAVTNALSELGKFDAEQRETLRNFVQQVTERVEVSVNAQGSTAPASNPSRSGDLQAIIDDLRAEIAEVRTELQRYRNGDS; this is translated from the coding sequence ATGAGTAGTCCCTTGGTTCATGCCTTTTTTGTTGGTCGCGCGATCGCAGAAATTCTCTCGGAGCAAGCTGAGAAAGCGGTGACCAATGCCCTGAGCGAGCTAGGTAAATTTGATGCTGAGCAGCGGGAAACCCTGCGCAACTTTGTTCAGCAGGTTACAGAACGAGTAGAAGTCAGCGTTAATGCCCAAGGCAGTACTGCTCCAGCGTCCAATCCGTCTCGGAGCGGAGACTTGCAGGCCATCATTGATGATCTGCGGGCTGAGATTGCTGAGGTTCGCACAGAACTTCAGCGTTACCGTAATGGTGATAGCTAA
- a CDS encoding serine/threonine-protein kinase yields the protein MQLRDTQVRGGQLHGIQLNAGTTLQSGKYLLNHPLDGQGIGITYRATVTATGQTVAIKTFNPSLQTHPKFAQLCQRFLDRSRILAASQHPSLIRVLDFFLEAEHPFVVMDYVPGHTLADLLSAGSPIAPKAALQALCQATAALRIAHQNHLVHGNLHPRQLIQRTGTNLIVVVGFSTGLIPAASKSLDPARSLYWAPEMLTQGATPQTDLYSIAAILYHALSNHPPVISSTNDFAEKFPLLPLLPPVAQKVLRHALETDPKQRIQTAETLLQLLGGKSATLSTPPSASTPPSASTPGASSPSTSSPDANPEASPEASPEVERPHSPKVASTSPPTTSLPPTLSAPTHPVTAAPQPGPNLPDVPTVLPVPDPPTTSPRATESLAPVEASESAATTANLSQGAVTTPHSIALPKLPQSPPSLSPAGSEPLVDPRTDGFSASTPLAPAPYRQEPLPEPEAPRPEAPPGSTHGSPLSSRSTQDFDAQDLDAHSEASQSHTPKSSMLTVPKYSKRAFVLIGAIAAALGISFGLALRFSAGQRPGSSLFHAGQSFPEREWKGSVEAVENTDEIPSEISGGKSGSASSGPTAPSNEVNEFPEPIESPLPRRELPFSPEAPISPVDSAQPEPAPPRSQPPVAAPPRRSTVTAPEPPPPENSAAPSKAAPAEPAPPAPEPPPQKLREADPAPPIAAPKSLTKSADPLPPGSTP from the coding sequence ATGCAACTCAGGGATACGCAGGTCAGGGGAGGACAACTCCATGGAATCCAACTGAACGCGGGAACAACCCTGCAAAGCGGAAAATACTTGCTGAACCATCCGTTGGATGGACAGGGAATTGGCATCACCTACCGGGCCACCGTGACTGCAACCGGACAGACAGTGGCGATCAAAACCTTTAACCCCAGTTTGCAGACCCATCCCAAATTTGCTCAACTCTGCCAACGCTTCCTCGATCGATCGCGCATTCTTGCCGCTAGCCAACATCCCAGCCTCATTCGTGTTCTTGACTTTTTTTTGGAAGCAGAGCACCCGTTTGTCGTGATGGACTACGTTCCAGGCCACACGCTGGCGGATCTGTTGAGTGCAGGCTCTCCCATTGCTCCGAAGGCTGCCCTACAGGCCCTGTGCCAAGCCACCGCTGCCCTGCGCATTGCCCATCAGAATCACTTGGTGCACGGGAACCTGCACCCCCGGCAACTGATTCAGCGCACGGGCACCAACTTAATTGTCGTCGTGGGATTTAGTACCGGGCTGATTCCGGCTGCATCGAAATCACTGGATCCAGCGCGATCGCTCTATTGGGCTCCGGAAATGCTCACCCAAGGGGCGACTCCGCAAACCGATCTTTACAGCATTGCGGCCATTTTGTACCATGCCCTTTCCAATCATCCGCCGGTCATCTCTTCTACAAACGACTTCGCGGAGAAATTTCCCTTACTGCCTTTACTGCCTCCCGTTGCCCAGAAAGTATTGCGCCATGCCCTAGAAACGGATCCCAAACAACGAATCCAAACAGCGGAAACCCTCTTGCAGCTTTTAGGGGGTAAATCGGCCACGCTAAGTACTCCTCCCAGTGCAAGTACTCCTCCCAGTGCAAGTACTCCCGGTGCAAGCAGTCCCAGCACAAGCAGTCCCGATGCAAATCCTGAGGCAAGTCCTGAGGCAAGTCCTGAAGTTGAACGCCCTCATTCACCGAAGGTTGCCTCTACGAGCCCCCCCACGACCAGTCTCCCGCCGACCCTATCGGCTCCCACACACCCAGTAACGGCAGCCCCGCAACCCGGCCCCAATCTTCCCGATGTCCCTACGGTGCTACCAGTCCCAGATCCCCCCACGACTTCTCCCAGGGCAACTGAATCTCTTGCCCCTGTGGAAGCATCTGAATCGGCTGCCACGACTGCAAATCTGTCCCAGGGAGCTGTGACGACTCCTCACTCGATCGCACTGCCTAAACTACCGCAGAGTCCCCCTTCTCTCTCACCAGCAGGCAGTGAGCCTTTGGTAGATCCAAGGACAGACGGATTCTCTGCCTCGACTCCCTTGGCTCCGGCTCCCTACCGCCAGGAACCGCTGCCTGAACCGGAAGCCCCCCGTCCAGAAGCACCCCCTGGATCGACCCATGGGTCTCCTCTATCCTCGCGATCGACCCAAGATTTTGACGCACAAGATCTTGACGCCCATTCTGAAGCTTCTCAATCTCACACCCCAAAATCGTCCATGCTAACTGTTCCTAAATATTCCAAACGTGCCTTTGTCCTGATTGGCGCGATCGCTGCCGCGCTGGGGATCAGCTTCGGGCTAGCGCTCCGCTTTAGTGCAGGGCAACGTCCGGGATCTAGTTTGTTCCATGCTGGCCAGTCCTTCCCTGAACGGGAATGGAAAGGCTCCGTTGAAGCGGTAGAAAACACAGATGAGATTCCCAGTGAAATCTCCGGCGGCAAAAGTGGCTCAGCCAGCTCTGGTCCAACTGCCCCCAGCAATGAAGTCAACGAGTTTCCTGAACCGATCGAATCTCCCCTCCCTCGCCGAGAACTTCCGTTCAGTCCAGAAGCCCCTATCAGCCCTGTAGATTCAGCACAGCCTGAACCAGCCCCCCCACGATCGCAACCGCCCGTAGCAGCCCCCCCTCGTCGCTCAACGGTCACAGCCCCTGAACCTCCCCCGCCCGAAAATTCTGCTGCACCGTCCAAAGCCGCCCCCGCAGAACCCGCCCCCCCCGCGCCGGAACCCCCACCCCAAAAACTCCGCGAGGCTGATCCTGCGCCCCCCATTGCAGCGCCCAAATCCCTCACAAAATCGGCGGATCCCCTCCCTCCAGGCTCCACACCCTAG
- a CDS encoding sirohydrochlorin chelatase yields MSTPLAWLSTSLNAYLFVTHGSRDPRSQRAALRLAEQFRDRLGQPPLVLDSYGQDCSSATRSTGETRSTMLSRPVAVGTAALECMPEPLHQQIIAFAQPVAQAGGKTVTIVPLFLLPGVHVMEDLPQQISIAQQALAESQTAVMLKMMPFLGSDPELLPLLQQQFDQALPPQTPAPSQSPLLSPIRILLAHGSRRPGGNTIVEQLAQALDAQIAYWSIAPSLEDCLNQSLHRNVSPETNSENHLPSAAEPAVVNRPIVILPYFLSEGGITDAIAEQVRSWSHRPNRPQVQLLSTLDTNPALVDLILKQLKPECVHP; encoded by the coding sequence TTGAGTACGCCTTTGGCTTGGTTGAGTACATCCTTGAACGCTTACCTATTTGTCACCCATGGCAGTCGTGACCCCCGTTCCCAGCGTGCTGCCTTAAGATTGGCCGAGCAATTTCGCGATCGCCTAGGCCAACCTCCCCTGGTTCTCGATTCCTATGGCCAGGATTGTTCAAGCGCAACGCGATCGACGGGAGAGACGCGATCGACGATGCTGAGCAGGCCGGTCGCGGTTGGCACAGCCGCATTGGAATGTATGCCGGAGCCCTTACATCAGCAGATTATTGCCTTTGCCCAGCCAGTGGCCCAGGCCGGGGGCAAAACTGTGACGATCGTCCCCTTGTTTCTTTTGCCGGGGGTGCATGTGATGGAAGATTTACCGCAACAGATTTCGATCGCGCAGCAAGCACTGGCCGAGTCCCAAACGGCGGTCATGCTCAAAATGATGCCGTTTTTGGGCAGTGATCCAGAGTTGCTCCCCCTACTCCAGCAACAGTTTGACCAGGCTTTACCCCCGCAAACACCCGCGCCCTCCCAGTCCCCCTTACTGTCCCCGATACGCATTTTGCTAGCCCATGGCAGTCGTCGTCCAGGGGGCAACACGATCGTGGAACAGTTGGCCCAGGCCCTGGATGCCCAGATAGCCTATTGGTCAATTGCCCCCAGTTTAGAGGATTGCTTAAATCAATCTCTTCATAGAAATGTTTCCCCAGAAACAAACTCTGAGAACCATCTACCTAGTGCGGCAGAACCCGCAGTGGTCAATAGACCCATTGTCATTCTTCCTTACTTCTTGTCTGAAGGAGGCATTACCGATGCGATCGCAGAACAGGTACGATCGTGGTCTCATCGTCCCAACCGTCCACAGGTTCAACTGTTGTCAACCCTCGATACCAATCCCGCTTTAGTGGATTTGATATTAAAACAGTTGAAGCCTGAATGCGTCCATCCGTGA
- the cobA gene encoding uroporphyrinogen-III C-methyltransferase, whose translation MTQRSMAFGKVYLVGAGPGDPGLMTLKGKALLECADVVVYDALVSPPILAMINPQAEKIHAGKRRGQHSLLQEETTKLLIEKAQDAAIVVRLKGGDPFIFGRGGEEMEDLVAAGVSVEVVPGITSGIAAPAYANIPLTHRNYSSSVIFVTGHESVEKYRPDVNWSAIAHSAETIVVYMGIHNLPHIVEALIDAGLSDTTPIALIRWGTRPDQTELIGHLGGILQAVEESKFTAPAIAVIGNVVQFREVVTQAPPALVMA comes from the coding sequence ATGACCCAGCGTTCTATGGCCTTCGGTAAAGTCTATCTCGTTGGTGCAGGCCCAGGCGATCCTGGTTTAATGACGCTAAAAGGCAAAGCGCTTCTAGAATGTGCGGATGTTGTAGTCTATGACGCATTAGTCAGTCCGCCTATCCTCGCAATGATCAATCCTCAAGCTGAAAAAATTCATGCCGGCAAACGCAGAGGACAGCATTCGTTGTTGCAGGAAGAGACGACGAAATTACTGATTGAAAAGGCCCAGGACGCCGCGATCGTGGTGCGACTCAAGGGCGGTGATCCATTTATCTTTGGGCGGGGCGGCGAGGAAATGGAAGATCTGGTGGCAGCGGGAGTTTCCGTCGAGGTCGTTCCGGGCATTACCTCAGGCATTGCAGCCCCTGCTTATGCAAACATTCCCTTAACCCATCGGAATTACAGTTCCTCGGTGATATTCGTTACCGGTCACGAATCGGTTGAGAAATACCGCCCCGATGTCAATTGGTCTGCGATCGCCCACAGTGCTGAAACCATTGTCGTTTACATGGGGATACACAATCTCCCTCACATTGTTGAAGCCTTAATCGATGCTGGGTTATCTGATACAACTCCGATCGCGTTAATCCGCTGGGGTACCCGTCCCGATCAAACCGAATTGATCGGCCACCTAGGCGGAATTTTGCAAGCGGTAGAAGAGAGTAAATTCACAGCCCCTGCGATCGCAGTGATTGGCAACGTCGTGCAATTTCGCGAAGTTGTGACTCAAGCCCCCCCAGCGTTGGTGATGGCTTGA
- a CDS encoding PhoH family protein: MNKSFVLDTNVLLHDPAAIHRFGENDVVLPITVIEELDRFKKQPETTGRNARQVSRMLDELRQQGTIIQGIPLDNGGTLRVALCHRETLRELPPELEGDRADNEILAVALELRRQCQCPVVLVSKDTNLRIKADALGLDVSDYETDKVDISDLYTGSAEVLVDAEVISQLFREGGVILPGEFFPNQAITLVNQLNPSHTALAIVDGSGKKLVPITKFPHSGISRIQPRNREQSFAFDLLLRDDIQLVTLVGFAGTGKTLLAIAAGLHKVADERLYSRLLISRPVVPMGRDIGYLPGDIEEKLAPWMQPLFDNFDLIFGTQDSTGKPSHWRKGHEELIERGLLQIEPLTYIRGRTLPQQFLIVDEAQNLTPHEVKTILTRAGEGTKIVMTGDPDQIDNPYVDAASNGLTYAVERFKSEAIAGHITLARGERSILAERAAALL, from the coding sequence ATGAATAAATCCTTTGTCCTGGACACCAACGTTCTGCTTCACGACCCTGCTGCTATCCATCGCTTTGGAGAAAACGATGTCGTGTTGCCCATTACGGTCATCGAAGAGCTCGATCGCTTCAAGAAACAGCCAGAGACGACCGGACGGAATGCACGTCAAGTGTCCCGTATGTTGGATGAACTGCGCCAGCAAGGAACGATTATTCAAGGCATTCCCCTGGATAACGGAGGCACCTTGCGGGTTGCGCTCTGTCATCGAGAAACGCTGCGGGAGCTGCCGCCGGAACTAGAGGGCGATCGGGCGGACAATGAGATTTTAGCGGTGGCGCTGGAACTGCGGCGGCAATGCCAATGCCCCGTTGTCCTAGTCAGCAAAGATACGAATCTACGGATCAAGGCGGATGCCCTTGGGTTAGATGTCAGTGACTACGAAACCGATAAGGTCGATATTTCGGATCTCTACACAGGCTCAGCGGAAGTCCTTGTCGATGCTGAGGTGATTAGTCAACTCTTTCGGGAAGGGGGCGTGATACTCCCCGGAGAATTTTTCCCGAACCAGGCCATTACCTTGGTCAACCAACTCAACCCTTCCCACACCGCCTTAGCGATCGTCGATGGCAGTGGCAAAAAACTGGTGCCCATTACCAAGTTTCCCCATTCCGGCATTTCCCGCATCCAGCCCCGCAACCGAGAACAAAGTTTCGCCTTTGATTTACTCCTGCGGGATGACATTCAATTAGTCACGTTGGTCGGCTTTGCGGGCACCGGAAAAACACTCTTGGCGATCGCAGCGGGGCTGCACAAAGTAGCCGATGAACGGCTCTATTCCCGTCTGTTGATTTCCCGGCCTGTGGTGCCGATGGGTCGGGATATCGGCTATCTCCCCGGTGACATTGAGGAAAAACTGGCCCCTTGGATGCAGCCGCTGTTCGATAACTTTGATCTCATTTTTGGGACTCAGGACAGTACTGGCAAGCCCTCCCATTGGCGCAAAGGCCATGAGGAGCTGATTGAACGGGGGTTGTTGCAGATTGAACCGCTGACCTACATTCGGGGGCGCACCTTACCGCAGCAATTTCTGATTGTGGATGAGGCGCAGAACTTGACCCCTCACGAGGTCAAAACGATTCTGACTCGGGCAGGGGAAGGCACCAAAATCGTTATGACAGGCGATCCGGATCAAATCGATAACCCCTACGTGGATGCGGCCAGTAATGGCTTGACCTACGCAGTGGAGCGATTCAAATCCGAGGCGATCGCAGGTCACATCACCTTGGCACGGGGTGAGCGATCGATCTTGGCAGAGCGGGCAGCGGCTCTGTTATAG
- a CDS encoding CbiQ family ECF transporter T component: MDLLRSLPLGLYLEQPITWMHKLDPRTKLAWLMSFLAAPFLATVEWRIGLVVALMGLTMSAKIPLRVWRQQMGWLTLLCVYVGVLIAIAPDGLNVNPQPRFPENELVFSQQPAQMAPLPAEKPWYSRLLGGGSNEAKAAPKLPQPTDYHYVVAKFGVFTITQRSLNLALRFATLLFTLLYSTTLYLLTTAPEEITAGLEDLLEPLRRFKIPVTEIALTLTLSLRFIPLVLEEFQNLVRSIRTRAIDWKKLGLKRTIKVWVLVAERLLENLLLRAEQIASAMKVRGFTSPDRHRVEWHELQLRHWDWVSLGVLALLWIARLAWGTETS, translated from the coding sequence ATGGATCTGCTGCGCTCTTTGCCCCTGGGACTGTATCTGGAACAGCCGATTACCTGGATGCACAAGTTGGATCCTAGGACGAAGTTAGCGTGGCTCATGAGTTTCCTAGCGGCTCCCTTTTTGGCAACGGTGGAATGGCGAATTGGCTTGGTCGTGGCTCTGATGGGGTTAACCATGAGTGCCAAGATTCCGCTGCGGGTGTGGCGGCAGCAGATGGGGTGGTTAACGCTGCTCTGTGTGTATGTGGGGGTGTTGATTGCGATCGCGCCGGATGGCTTGAACGTGAATCCTCAGCCTCGGTTTCCGGAGAATGAATTAGTCTTTTCCCAGCAACCGGCTCAGATGGCTCCCTTGCCAGCGGAAAAACCTTGGTACAGTCGTTTGCTAGGGGGGGGATCCAACGAAGCGAAGGCCGCCCCGAAATTGCCTCAGCCCACGGATTATCATTATGTTGTGGCCAAGTTCGGTGTGTTTACCATTACCCAGCGATCGCTCAATTTAGCGCTGCGGTTTGCCACGCTTTTATTCACATTGCTGTATAGCACGACGCTGTATTTACTCACCACAGCTCCAGAGGAAATTACGGCAGGTTTGGAAGATTTACTGGAACCCTTGCGGCGGTTTAAAATTCCGGTGACTGAAATTGCATTGACACTTACGTTATCACTACGATTTATTCCGCTGGTGTTGGAAGAATTTCAAAACTTGGTGCGATCGATTCGTACTCGCGCGATCGATTGGAAAAAGCTGGGGTTAAAACGCACGATTAAAGTGTGGGTTTTAGTTGCAGAACGCCTGTTAGAGAACTTACTGTTGCGGGCAGAACAAATTGCCAGTGCGATGAAAGTCCGGGGATTTACCAGTCCCGATCGCCATCGGGTGGAATGGCATGAATTACAGTTACGGCACTGGGATTGGGTCTCGCTAGGGGTTCTGGCCCTGCTATGGATTGCTAGATTGGCTTGGGGGACTGAGACTAGCTGA